The following DNA comes from Tunturibacter psychrotolerans.
AATGGTGTATCTTCAGATCGCATTCGTCCATGCGCTGCGGCAACATCTTAGGAAGTTGGAGCCGTGGATCGAGTTAGCTCGGGTGTTGGAGGAACGAGAGGTTGCTGCGCTACGGCCGGAGAAGAATGTTCCTCTTGCGATACAGGAGATGATGGGTCAACTGCTGCTTGAGTGCCAGACACGGGAGTGGATTGATGCGTTGCAGTGGCGGGCGATGGACGAGAGTCTGAATGATCTTGCGGATGCACAGGGAGGTGCAGAACGGATCAAGAACACGCCGATGCCAAAGCAGTACGAATACTTTCCGCAGCTGTTTGTACACATCTACTGTGTGCTGCTTCCGCTTGCGCTGGTTACAAACATGGGGTGGCTTACGCCGCTTGGTTCGACGCTCGTTGGGTTTATTTTTCTGGCTCTCAACCAGATCGGCCGTGATTTGGAAGATCCGTTTGAGAACACGGTCTTCGATGTGCCGTTGACTTCGATTACAACGACGATTGAGACCAATCTGCGGCAGTTACTGGGTGAGAAAGAGTTGCCTCAGGCTGTCGTACCTGTTGACGGAGTGATGTGGTAGTTGCGTTTGAGGTCTTGTTGAGAGCCCCGGCTTCGCGCCGGGGCTTTTTGCGTTAGGGATCAGGCGTGGGTGGTGCCGTCGGAGCCGTGAAGTTTCACAAGCTTGTTGTAGATGCCGAGGATGAGGAAAGGCGCAGCCCATTGGCCAACGAATAAGGAAGTGTGCGGTTTCTTGGCGGCCTGGAATCCTACAGACACCGCCATCGATCCCAAGGCCAGAGCAAGATAGACGCTAGAGGGAACCTGAGCGGTCACTTTTTCGATGGCTGCGGTGAGCTGATCTTCCTGAACATCTCCTTGACTTACGCGATAGTCGGTCATAAACAAATCTCCTTAACGGCGTTGCCGTCATGTAAGGAGAGATGCCGGATTCGCGTGGGTAGCCGTGGGAGTTTTGTGGAGTTTGGCTGGGTCAACAGGTGTTTGGATTGCGTTGATGTGGTCGAGACGGTTGCCTAGAGCCAGTCCAGCTTGCGGAGGATCCAGAGAAGGAGTGCGGTAACGAGGATGGTGATGCCGATGATCCATTCGGCTCCGTGAGGGGATTCTTCGAAGGGTAGACCTTTGAGGTTCATCCCGTAGATGCCGGAGATGGCGATTGCAGGTAGAGCGACGGTGCCGAGGATGGTAAGGACCTTGACGACCTCGTTGGTGCGATTGGAGACCGACGAGAGGTAGATGTCAAGGGTGTTGTTGAGTAGATCGCGCTGGGTTTCGACCGAGTCCAACAGCCGCGCGACGTGATCGTAGGTGTCGCGGACGTAGGGCTGATTTTCAGCATCGATGATGGTATTGGGATCGCGCTGAAGATGGAGCGAGGCATCACGGGTGTTGACGAGGACACGGCGAAGGTCAATGAGTTCACGCTTGATGGCGAAGACGGATTGAAGGATTTCGGGGGAGGGATCGTCGAAGACTTTGTCTTCGAGCTGGTCGATGCGATCGTCGAAGTGGTCGATAGCGGGAAAGTAAAGATCGACGATGGTGTCCAGGATGAGGGAGACGAGTTTGGCGGGGTGCTGGTCGTCGCCGTCGCGGCGGGCGCGGGCCAGAGCCTGCTCGGTGGTTGGGCATGTGGGGTCTGAGATGGTGATGAGGAAGTCTTTGCCAGCGAAGATGTCAATGGGGGAAAAAGAAGGCTTCTGTTCGCCAGGGTTGTCGGGGTCAGGGATGAGGCGGACGGGCTTGAAGACAGCGAAGGTGTAGGCTGCGCCAGAGTCAACCTTGACGCTTTCGTCATGAGTACGAGTGTCTTCGAGATGGAGGGGATGAAGGTTGTATTGTTTGGCGAGTTCGTCGAGCTTGGGATCGTTGGCGTCTTCGAGTTGATACCAGGGCATGAGGTTCCTTGTCTTGCTTCATGATTTGGCAGTGGGCCGGCTGCTTGCGTTCATCGTACTGCGGTTGGGTTCGGCTCAAGGACACTCGTTTATAGATGTTTTGCGAAGAAGGCCAAAGTTCGCTGCTGAGCATCCTGAAGGGCGGCGCCAGTGAAGCCGTGATCCTGATCAGGATAGAGATGGCTGTCGCAGGTTAGATCTTTCAGTTCGCAGAGTCGCTGAAGTTGGTGCGCGTTTGCTACAGGGATGTTTCGGTCATGTTCTCCATGCAGGATGAGGAGCGGAGCCATGGATTTGAAGTTGTAGAAAAAGCTATCTGGAAGAGCACCGTACCAGTCGGCGATGGCCTGAACAGGTAGCCCCTGGGAACCGGCCGCGAGTGCGACGGACGACCCCATCGACATGCCTATGAGTCCGAAGTGTCTTTTATTGTTTTCGGATGAAGACCGCTGGTCGATGAGAAGATCCGTTACGGCTTGTACCCAAGCGCGGTAGTTGGCGTCGCTGGGACTGTGATCTGTGGTCGCGTCGAAGTAGTGTGGGAACAGTACGAGGTAGCCATGAGAGGCGAAAAATGTTGCCTGCTCTTGATAGAACGGGATGGATGGCCCGCTGGCTCCATGAAGAACAATAATCGTTGCGGGAGACGAGGGGTCGCCGAAGGTCTCGTATCGCATCGTATGCTGTTGCGTTTGGATGACGCCAGACGTGACTGCAACTCGGGTCTGTGCCAGCAACCTGATGGGCTGCGCGAGAAGCAACAGTGTCGCTATGACAGGAAGAAGATTCAGCGCTGCGCCATGCCCGGCGGTTTGCATGCGGGATTTATATCACCCGTGAGTTGAAATCGCATCAAGCTGGCTGCAGAGAGCAGTTTATTTGGGTTGAAGGTTCTTTAGCGTCTTGGTGATGCTTCTGGCTCCGGAGAAGACTGCCATCTTTGTGCTGTCGATGACCTTGCTTCTGCCCGGCGGCGTGGGGTTGATGCCGAGTTTGCGTAGCTGATGATTTACGCGGAAGAGATCCCGGTCAAATGCAATCGATTCGTAACCGATGCTGAGCGACATCGAGGAAGTGGGGCCGCTTTCGACCATGTGCGGGAAGTGCATGGGGATGTGAACGCCGGTTCCGGGCTCCATTTCAAAACGCTCGGCGCGCGACCTGATCTCTTCGCGGAACGCAATCTCGTTTTTCGCCCAATACTTTTCGATATCGAGGTCTTTGAGAATTTCTTTGTCGCTTCCGTCGAAGATGTAGATGGTTTTAGTGCCTTGAATCTGCAGGAGGAAGCTGTCTTCGCTGTCGATGTGATAGGGAGTGAATTCATTTGGAGATGTGAGGAAGAGAGTCTCCATGGGTGCGCGGTACTCTTTGCTGAGGTCGACATGCGTGAGCTCTGAAAGCTCTCGGGTCATGGTCTCGAGGACCTTGTCGTATCTGGGCTGGGTGTGAATGAAGCTGAGCTTCATCCTCATCCGGCTGAGGTCGGAGTGACGAAAGGCCT
Coding sequences within:
- a CDS encoding bestrophin family protein; amino-acid sequence: MIVPSGRQLVPMLKYVGKPLLLLVLYDLAVVVAYKLMHWDWIAMPHIPLALFGSAIGIVVAFRNQSAYARWWEARILWGSIVNNSRSWARQVTTGMLSLKGGEAAELKEMQRRMVYLQIAFVHALRQHLRKLEPWIELARVLEEREVAALRPEKNVPLAIQEMMGQLLLECQTREWIDALQWRAMDESLNDLADAQGGAERIKNTPMPKQYEYFPQLFVHIYCVLLPLALVTNMGWLTPLGSTLVGFIFLALNQIGRDLEDPFENTVFDVPLTSITTTIETNLRQLLGEKELPQAVVPVDGVMW
- a CDS encoding magnesium transporter CorA family protein yields the protein MPWYQLEDANDPKLDELAKQYNLHPLHLEDTRTHDESVKVDSGAAYTFAVFKPVRLIPDPDNPGEQKPSFSPIDIFAGKDFLITISDPTCPTTEQALARARRDGDDQHPAKLVSLILDTIVDLYFPAIDHFDDRIDQLEDKVFDDPSPEILQSVFAIKRELIDLRRVLVNTRDASLHLQRDPNTIIDAENQPYVRDTYDHVARLLDSVETQRDLLNNTLDIYLSSVSNRTNEVVKVLTILGTVALPAIAISGIYGMNLKGLPFEESPHGAEWIIGITILVTALLLWILRKLDWL
- a CDS encoding dienelactone hydrolase family protein yields the protein MQTAGHGAALNLLPVIATLLLLAQPIRLLAQTRVAVTSGVIQTQQHTMRYETFGDPSSPATIIVLHGASGPSIPFYQEQATFFASHGYLVLFPHYFDATTDHSPSDANYRAWVQAVTDLLIDQRSSSENNKRHFGLIGMSMGSSVALAAGSQGLPVQAIADWYGALPDSFFYNFKSMAPLLILHGEHDRNIPVANAHQLQRLCELKDLTCDSHLYPDQDHGFTGAALQDAQQRTLAFFAKHL
- a CDS encoding JmjC domain-containing protein — encoded protein: MTYTYFQPEKEFSDYFRRKPFLFSHNLDSNDLFSTQSVEKLAEIWSRDNTKSGFFYLDRKFREWGSEDHKASLVEAFRHSDLSRMRMKLSFIHTQPRYDKVLETMTRELSELTHVDLSKEYRAPMETLFLTSPNEFTPYHIDSEDSFLLQIQGTKTIYIFDGSDKEILKDLDIEKYWAKNEIAFREEIRSRAERFEMEPGTGVHIPMHFPHMVESGPTSSMSLSIGYESIAFDRDLFRVNHQLRKLGINPTPPGRSKVIDSTKMAVFSGARSITKTLKNLQPK